The following DNA comes from Paenibacillus crassostreae.
CAGAAATTTTTATTTTCAGTCTACTGTTCTGTGACCAACCCTTTTTAGGCAATAGGAAAATCGGCTGATCTAGCGGAGTATCTTTAAATACAAAGGCTACTCTGTTTAAAGTTCCATTTCTAAATGCCATTCGATCATTAGTTGTTCCAGTAAAAGACAAAGGAACATGTTTTAGATATGAGGCATAATGTTTAGGGGCCTTGTTATATATAATTTCATTATTATAATAGATTAAATAACTGTCTTTCCATTTAGAAACAGGGATACCCTCAGCTAAAGATGTGGATGAGTTATTCTGCCATTTCAACTTTGAAATTGGGGGTATCAATTTCAAGTTAGGATCACTGGGATCTGCTAGATCAATCGCGATGACGGAATATACTTCCCCACTCCAATCACCATCTTTTGAAGTAATCTTCATCAAATCTTTCTTCCAGAGTTCTGCATCTTGATCTTTTTTGGTAGGGTCATTAGATGTGAACACTTCGGGCATCACTGTGAATATATTCGTACCATGCCATACCACTTCGGCACTTGCCACAGCATACTTATCTACTGGAAGCGTACCACCAGCATTCACCGTTAATATACGATCGATGATCGTTACAGACTGAGCACGTGTAGTATTTTTGGTTTCACCAAGTTCACCTGCACCAAGCCCAGTGATCAGGCCATTCTTGGTTGCTAGATACATCCATTTGGTATCATCTGTTGTTTTTTCAGCTATCGCTCTCGCAGCTAGTCGAGACATTTCTTTTCTGGTCATCGGTGAATTCAAGTCACCACTTTTGAAGTCAGATGTGACAACTAACTCTGCTTTCTTAGCCGAATTAACGTAGATTTCATACCAAGCCCCTCCGGTATTTGTCTCTACAGGTAATTTCAAAGCTTCTACCGTCATCTTGATGAACTCAGCACGCGTTACATTAGAATTCGGCTTAAATGTGCCATCTGGATAGCCTGCGGTATATCCGAGTTGAACCGCTTTGTTGATCGTACCTTTTGCCCAATGTGTCTCAATATCGGATAATTGAACATTAGAAGTCTGTTCAGCATTTGCTATGTATTTGCTGTTCACAATAGTGAAAGCTCCTCCTAAAACTATAGAAGTTAAAAGGATAGTAAATATGGTTTTCTTTTTCATTGATTGTTTCCCCCTTGAATTTAATATTAAAATCGTGAATATCCCCTAATAAATTGTCTATATTTTACTATA
Coding sequences within:
- a CDS encoding S-layer homology domain-containing protein, with product MKKKTIFTILLTSIVLGGAFTIVNSKYIANAEQTSNVQLSDIETHWAKGTINKAVQLGYTAGYPDGTFKPNSNVTRAEFIKMTVEALKLPVETNTGGAWYEIYVNSAKKAELVVTSDFKSGDLNSPMTRKEMSRLAARAIAEKTTDDTKWMYLATKNGLITGLGAGELGETKNTTRAQSVTIIDRILTVNAGGTLPVDKYAVASAEVVWHGTNIFTVMPEVFTSNDPTKKDQDAELWKKDLMKITSKDGDWSGEVYSVIAIDLADPSDPNLKLIPPISKLKWQNNSSTSLAEGIPVSKWKDSYLIYYNNEIIYNKAPKHYASYLKHVPLSFTGTTNDRMAFRNGTLNRVAFVFKDTPLDQPIFLLPKKGWSQNSRLKIKISAPAVSSYFVAENYLLEIDGPYYKKY